TAAGCCAGGTGACGGCGCAGTGTTGCGGCTTCACAACTTGGGAAAAGATACCAGACGTCTCACATATTCGCCCGAAATGTTCGTCACTTTAGGAGAGACTATGGCGCAGCGTTTAGGAGATCAGGAAGAGTGGTACCTCCTTTTGATACGGGAGGGCGCAGACACCTTGGGCTTTCCTTTGTGGTTTGTTTGTCATGAGGGCTGCGAGGCTTGATGCGTCGGACGATCACTACGAAACCGTCCCTTTACGTAGCTGAATGAATTCCTTAATGATCGCACGTTGGCACTACACCGAACGTACCTCAAGTGCTGTCACAGGAGTTGATGATAAGCACACCTGTCCAGtgctgggcgagggcggccacgCCCACCTGGGACGAAACGCCGCTCATGCCGCCACTGGCCAGCTTGCTCTTCCCCCTGCGTCCCTTGCATATCAATAGGGTGCTAGTACGCCAGCATGTTTGGTTTCACGGCTGGGTGCTCGGACATGAGCCTTGCGCCAGAGCACATGtgacggcgagcgcgcgcggtggGCTCTGGCTTAGGAGTCTGAGACTTGAGCGTGGTGGGGCCGGGGCTTGTATGCACATTCACGGCAACCACTCGCGATTGACGCATTGTCCCCACCATCACTGCCCAGCTTATCGATAACATGAAAGTCCCTGGAGCCAAATTTTTTGAGAGCGCAAGCAGAACCACCATCTTAACCAACCATCGCCAAGTCGTAAATATATCGGCCAGCCCACCAAGAGACACTCGCCGGTCATCCTCGCAAGGCCactcgacatggccgccgtgtACAAGTCTCTGTCCAAGAGCGGGACACAAAAGGCCGAAGCGCCTAGTAATGGCGTCAAGAAGAACAAGCAGCGGGTGCTGATCCTGTCTTCCAGAGGCGTCACATACAGGTAGGTGGCCGACGCACAAACTCTTGACCCTGCGCGGCTCTAACGTCTATGATCTCCTAAAGGCATCGTCACCTCCTAAACGATATTGCGTCAATGCTGCCGCATAGCCGAAAGGACGCCAAGTTCGACTCCAAGTCACGCCTCAACGAACTCAACGAACTCGCCGAGCTCTACAATTGCAACAATGTTCTCTTCTTCGAGGCGAGGAAGGGGAAAGACTTGTATCTGTGGCTGAGCAAGGTCCCTAACGGTCCTACGATCAAGATGCACCTCCAGAACTGTAAGTcttgtcgagcagcacgcCCCGCGACGGCAGAGTACACGCTAACATACTGACACCAGTGCACACCATGGAGGAGTTGCACTTCACGGGAAATTGCCTCAGGGGATCAAGGCCGTTACTGTCTTTCGACGGAGCCTTCGACAAGCACCCGCACCTGCGCGTCATCAAGGAGCTGTTCCAGCACACGTTTGGCGTGCCACAGGGCGCCCGGAAGTCGAAGCCGTTCATTGACCATGTCATGGGCTTCAGCTTCGTTGACGGCAAGATATGGGTTCGGAACTACCAGATCAGCGAGGAAGAGGCATCTGCAGTGAAGCCGAACGAGGAAGGCGCCAAGAATGGCAAGGCCTCGACCAAGTCAAAGCCCAGCAGCGACACCGATATCAGCCTTATCGAGATTGGACCCCGGTTTGTCCTCACACCGATTGTGATACAGGAGGGCTCTTTTGGTGGGCCCATCATTTACGAGAACCGCGAATTCGTCTCGCCAAACCAGCTGAGAGCGGACCTACGGAGATCCAAGGCCACAAGGCACAATGCGCGAGCGGAGCAGATCGTCGGGCGCATGTCCAGGAAGGGCGATCTGGGCTTGAGGTCAAGCGGCAGCCAACGGATACCGAGGAATGAATTGGACAACAAGGCTCTCTTCGCTTAGGCCGATGGAGACCTGGGCGTTG
Above is a genomic segment from Purpureocillium takamizusanense chromosome 2, complete sequence containing:
- the BRX1 gene encoding Ribosome biogenesis protein brx1 (COG:J~antiSMASH:Cluster_2.6~EggNog:ENOG503NUGV) — protein: MAAVYKSLSKSGTQKAEAPSNGVKKNKQRVLILSSRGVTYRHRHLLNDIASMLPHSRKDAKFDSKSRLNELNELAELYNCNNVLFFEARKGKDLYLWLSKVPNGPTIKMHLQNLHTMEELHFTGNCLRGSRPLLSFDGAFDKHPHLRVIKELFQHTFGVPQGARKSKPFIDHVMGFSFVDGKIWVRNYQISEEEASAVKPNEEGAKNGKASTKSKPSSDTDISLIEIGPRFVLTPIVIQEGSFGGPIIYENREFVSPNQLRADLRRSKATRHNARAEQIVGRMSRKGDLGLRSSGSQRIPRNELDNKALFA